The Polaribacter sp. KT25b genome contains the following window.
TCTAAATTTCTTTCTAAATTATATGCTTTAGACCCTTTAAATATTTCTACAGAACTATCTAAAGGATTTTTCAATAACCACTCAAAACCAGCTTGTTCTAATAAATTAATATCCGTATTAATTTTTATTGCTATTCTATGCATTTCTTTAGCTTCACATTTAAATAAATTTGCCGAAGTTTTAGAAAAATGTTCTACATAGTTTGTTTTAGATAAAACATCATCCCAAACAACATCAGAAAACACATTCATTTCATCATCTGCTACAGTTGGTTTCTCTTTTTTAATTTGATTCCATTCTTTTACATCTATACTTTGAGTAGCTAAAAAACGAGCAAACTCTTCATTTAAACTTTCAAATTGCTCTTTGGTAAGTTGTCTATATTTCATATTAAAAAAAATAATTAAACTTTCTAATTTTAATAATTATTTTGTGATTTTAAAATTAAATCTTTCACTAAAATAAAAAAGCTCGTTATTTCTAACGAGCTTTTTGTAAATTATTTAAAGTAATACTACTCAGAAACTACTTCAAAAGTAATATCAGTAACTACTGCTCTGTGTAATCTTACAGAAGCTTCATATTTACCTAATCTTTTTACAGAACCACCAACAACTTTTATAAATTTCTTGTCTAATTCTGTTCCTGCTTTTACAAGAGCTGCAGCTAAATCGATGTTATTTACAGAACCAAATAATTTGTCTCCTGAACCAACTTTAGATGCAATTTTAATTTCATATCCTTTAATTGTTTCTGCTATTGCATTAGCGTCTTCAATTAATTTAGCTTCTTTATA
Protein-coding sequences here:
- a CDS encoding DUF6495 family protein; the encoded protein is MKYRQLTKEQFESLNEEFARFLATQSIDVKEWNQIKKEKPTVADDEMNVFSDVVWDDVLSKTNYVEHFSKTSANLFKCEAKEMHRIAIKINTDINLLEQAGFEWLLKNPLDSSVEIFKGSKAYNLERNLEIFDLIEKGSNISKGEIFEYFNGLIS
- the rplI gene encoding 50S ribosomal protein L9; translation: MELILRQDVENLGFTDDIVVVKNGYARNFLIPTGKAVLATSSAKKVLAENLKQRAYKEAKLIEDANAIAETIKGYEIKIASKVGSGDKLFGSVNNIDLAAALVKAGTELDKKFIKVVGGSVKRLGKYEASVRLHRAVVTDITFEVVSE